A genomic window from Serratia liquefaciens includes:
- the ampD gene encoding 1,6-anhydro-N-acetylmuramyl-L-alanine amidase AmpD: protein MQLEQGWIVGVTRVVSPHCDLRPNEEAPSLLVIHNISLPPGEFGGPYIDRLFTGTLDPADHPYFSDIHQLRVSAHCLIRREGEIVQYVPFDRRAWHAGVSSYQGRERCNDFSIGIELEGTDQVAFTPQQYQSLNAVTALLIRHYPMLAAHIAGHSDIAPGRKTDPGPAFDWDLYLASLEQPGGPDDAMLGTMERERSR, encoded by the coding sequence ATGCAGTTAGAACAAGGCTGGATTGTCGGGGTAACCCGGGTTGTCTCGCCGCATTGCGATCTTCGCCCGAATGAGGAGGCGCCTTCGCTGCTGGTGATCCACAATATCAGCCTGCCGCCCGGCGAGTTCGGCGGCCCCTATATCGATCGGCTGTTTACCGGTACTCTTGATCCTGCGGATCACCCCTATTTTTCTGATATTCATCAGCTGCGCGTTTCGGCGCACTGCCTGATCCGTCGCGAGGGTGAAATCGTTCAGTATGTGCCCTTTGACCGCCGAGCCTGGCACGCGGGCGTTTCGTCATATCAGGGACGAGAGCGCTGTAACGATTTTTCGATCGGCATTGAACTGGAAGGTACCGATCAGGTGGCGTTCACGCCGCAGCAATACCAAAGTCTGAACGCGGTGACCGCGCTGCTGATCCGGCATTATCCGATGTTGGCGGCGCATATCGCCGGGCACAGTGACATTGCCCCTGGCCGCAAAACCGATCCCGGCCCGGCGTTTGACTGGGATTTATATCTGGCATCTCTGGAACAACCCGGCGGACCAGATGACGCTATGCTTGGAACAATGGAAAGGGAGAGGAGTCGCTAA
- the ppdD gene encoding prepilin peptidase-dependent pilin — METQRGFTLIELMVVIAIIAILSAIGIPAYQRYIQKAAMTDMLQTMTPYKLAVELCVLDSGTPTGCNAGSKGIPTGDASRYVSAVQVSQGVISLTGTQTLQGLTVALTPTQNASGLTRWTRQCTSENSNLQETCQEVFRFDTTAVAPTS; from the coding sequence ATGGAAACGCAGCGCGGTTTTACCCTGATAGAACTGATGGTGGTAATCGCCATTATCGCCATACTGAGCGCCATAGGTATTCCTGCCTATCAGCGCTATATCCAAAAGGCAGCGATGACCGACATGCTGCAAACCATGACGCCGTATAAGCTGGCAGTTGAACTGTGCGTGCTCGACAGCGGCACGCCGACCGGCTGCAACGCCGGCAGCAAAGGCATCCCTACCGGCGACGCCTCACGTTACGTCAGCGCGGTGCAGGTCAGCCAGGGCGTGATCTCGCTGACCGGCACGCAAACGCTGCAGGGGTTGACGGTCGCACTGACGCCAACCCAAAATGCCAGCGGCCTGACGCGTTGGACACGCCAGTGCACCAGCGAAAACAGCAATCTGCAGGAAACCTGTCAGGAAGTTTTCCGTTTTGACACTACCGCCGTGGCGCCAACATCATGA
- the nadC gene encoding carboxylating nicotinate-nucleotide diphosphorylase — MPTRRYSADTRRTELLERIESDIPYAVAQALREDLGGEVDAERDITAQLLPPDTQAEATIITREPGIFCGKRWLNEVFIQLGNQVKVDWQVADGDSLVPDQPLCKLTGPARVLLTGERTALNFVQTLSGVATEVSRYVALLQGTKTRLLDTRKTLPGLRTALKYAVLCGGGSNHRLGLSDAFLIKENHIIASGSIKNAVEKAVWLHADVPVEVEVESLDELQQALDAGADIIMLDNFSVEMMHAAVAQTQGRAQLEVSGNVTSETLRTFAETGVDYISVGALTKHVTALDLSMRFK; from the coding sequence ATGCCGACACGCCGCTACAGTGCCGACACTCGCCGCACCGAGCTTCTTGAACGAATTGAAAGCGATATCCCCTATGCCGTTGCCCAGGCGCTGCGTGAAGATCTGGGAGGCGAAGTCGATGCCGAACGCGATATTACCGCGCAATTGTTACCGCCAGATACCCAGGCCGAAGCCACGATCATCACCCGCGAACCCGGTATATTTTGTGGTAAGCGCTGGCTAAATGAAGTCTTTATCCAACTGGGCAACCAGGTGAAGGTGGACTGGCAGGTGGCGGACGGTGATAGCCTGGTGCCCGACCAACCGCTTTGCAAACTGACCGGTCCGGCACGAGTGCTGTTGACCGGTGAGCGCACCGCGCTGAATTTTGTGCAGACCCTGTCCGGTGTAGCGACCGAAGTCAGCCGCTATGTGGCACTGTTGCAGGGGACGAAAACCCGCCTGCTCGACACCCGCAAGACCCTGCCAGGACTGCGCACCGCACTGAAATATGCCGTATTGTGCGGCGGTGGCAGCAACCACCGTCTGGGGTTGTCGGACGCCTTCCTGATCAAGGAAAACCACATCATTGCCTCCGGCTCGATCAAAAATGCCGTTGAGAAGGCCGTCTGGCTGCATGCCGACGTGCCGGTCGAGGTGGAAGTCGAGTCGCTGGACGAACTGCAGCAGGCGCTGGACGCCGGTGCAGACATTATCATGCTGGACAATTTCAGCGTCGAAATGATGCACGCCGCCGTGGCGCAAACCCAGGGCCGCGCACAGCTGGAAGTCTCCGGCAACGTGACCAGCGAAACCCTGCGTACCTTCGCCGAAACCGGTGTGGACTACATCTCTGTAGGTGCGCTGACCAAACATGTGACCGCCCTCGATCTTTCCATGCGCTTCAAATAA